One Roseomonas gilardii subsp. gilardii genomic region harbors:
- a CDS encoding sensor histidine kinase has protein sequence MRLRRHFRWTRSFAPRAALLIAAVVMLASGLGAGWGWLRAQAALNQQLDLILAAEAEGFLREYEAGGLSGLAVVAQSYVRRSGPLRVQLQTADGRPLLGDLPGVPPGLRGFVTLRGRDGTRLRALGTVLQGGVGLVIATDLAPAERAAAALAWTPWISGALGAVLALALGFLAARGLERRLAGVSTAARAVMAGDLGRRLPASGRGDEFDRLAATMNAMLERIERLVAEVRQVTDDVAHDLRSPLFRLRQRLETALAGAREPQADATTLEAAIGELDGILATFSALLRIARTEAGAGRDDIAPLDLSALVAQVAEVYAPVAEEAGRRLETGIAPGQRIAGHATLLRQALANLLDNALAHGGGTLRVSLRPGPVLEVSDDGPGIPAGEREKVLRRFYRLDRSRNTPGTGLGLSLAAAVARLHDSRLELRDGPEGKGLTAALDLSAAAGRASPGTGHGSPSPGTPSGTLKTLS, from the coding sequence ATGCGCCTGCGCCGCCATTTCCGCTGGACCCGGTCCTTCGCCCCGCGCGCCGCCCTGCTGATCGCCGCCGTGGTGATGCTCGCCTCCGGCCTGGGCGCCGGCTGGGGCTGGCTGCGTGCCCAGGCGGCGCTGAACCAGCAACTCGACCTGATCCTGGCCGCCGAGGCCGAGGGGTTCCTGCGCGAATACGAGGCCGGCGGCCTGTCCGGCCTCGCCGTCGTGGCGCAGTCCTATGTCCGGCGCAGCGGCCCGCTTCGCGTGCAGTTGCAGACCGCCGATGGCCGCCCCCTGCTGGGCGACCTGCCCGGCGTACCGCCCGGCCTGCGCGGCTTCGTCACGCTGCGGGGGCGGGACGGCACCCGGCTGCGCGCCCTGGGCACCGTGCTGCAGGGGGGCGTCGGCCTCGTCATCGCCACCGACCTCGCCCCGGCCGAGCGCGCCGCCGCCGCCCTGGCCTGGACGCCCTGGATCTCCGGTGCCCTGGGGGCCGTGCTCGCTTTGGCCCTGGGCTTCCTCGCCGCGCGTGGCCTGGAACGCCGCCTGGCCGGGGTCAGCACCGCCGCCCGCGCGGTGATGGCCGGCGATCTCGGCCGCCGCCTGCCCGCCTCGGGGCGCGGGGACGAGTTCGACCGCCTCGCCGCGACGATGAACGCCATGCTGGAACGCATCGAGCGCCTCGTCGCGGAGGTGCGGCAGGTCACCGACGACGTGGCGCATGATCTCCGCTCGCCGCTCTTCCGCCTGCGGCAGCGGCTGGAGACAGCCCTGGCCGGCGCGCGGGAGCCCCAGGCCGATGCCACCACGCTGGAGGCGGCGATCGGGGAACTCGACGGCATCCTCGCCACCTTCTCCGCCCTGTTGCGCATCGCCCGCACCGAGGCGGGGGCGGGGCGGGACGACATCGCCCCGCTCGACCTGTCCGCGCTCGTGGCCCAGGTGGCGGAGGTCTATGCCCCCGTCGCCGAGGAGGCCGGCCGGAGGCTGGAAACCGGGATCGCCCCCGGCCAGCGCATCGCCGGCCATGCCACCCTGCTGCGGCAGGCCCTCGCCAACCTGCTCGACAACGCCCTGGCCCATGGCGGCGGCACGCTGCGCGTCTCGCTGCGCCCCGGCCCGGTGCTGGAAGTCTCCGACGACGGCCCCGGCATCCCGGCCGGGGAGCGGGAGAAGGTGCTCCGCCGCTTCTACCGCCTGGACCGCAGCCGCAACACGCCGGGGACCGGCCTCGGCCTCTCCCTGGCCGCCGCGGTGGCCCGCCTCCATGACAGCCGGCTCGAACTCCGCGACGGGCCGGAAGGAAAGGGCCTCACCGCCGCCCTGGACCTTTCCGCCGCCGCCGGGCGTGCTTCCCCCGGGACGGGGCATGGATCGCCCTCGCCTGGAACCCCATCCGGAACTCTGAAAACTCTTTCATGA
- a CDS encoding Ldh family oxidoreductase, whose product MKTGTASPAPGVAPGVAPGVAQEVTPAAAPAPRHRPGALRGFATRLFGAAGMETEKAAAVADILVEADMLGHDTHGLELAARYLGEIEAGNMVLRGEPEIISDRGAVMAWHGRRLPGAWLVLKALEAAYERAARFGTAAIAIGDCHHTGCLAAYLRRAAERGLVLSIHSSAPGAASVAPFGGVKGVLSPAPFAFGFPTGGDPVMIDVSASITTNNMALRLVREGRRYERPWLMDAEGQPTEDPTVIQRGGTVLPAGGQDHGQKGYGWALTAEALSQGLSGHGRADGAPGMANAVFLQVFDPAAFAGLEAFTRQTDAITGNCRASPPRPGFGAVRLPGEAGLRRREAAERDGVALRPGILDSLRPWAEKLGVAMP is encoded by the coding sequence ATGAAGACCGGCACCGCCTCGCCCGCCCCAGGGGTGGCCCCAGGGGTGGCCCCAGGAGTGGCCCAAGAGGTCACCCCAGCGGCGGCCCCCGCCCCGCGCCACCGGCCCGGGGCGCTGCGCGGCTTCGCCACGCGGCTCTTCGGCGCGGCGGGGATGGAGACGGAGAAGGCGGCGGCCGTCGCCGATATCCTGGTGGAGGCCGACATGCTCGGCCACGACACGCATGGCCTGGAACTGGCCGCGCGCTACCTGGGCGAGATCGAGGCGGGGAACATGGTCCTGCGCGGCGAGCCCGAGATCATCTCCGACCGGGGCGCGGTGATGGCCTGGCACGGCCGGCGCCTGCCCGGGGCCTGGCTGGTGCTGAAGGCCCTGGAGGCCGCCTATGAGCGGGCGGCGCGGTTCGGCACCGCGGCCATCGCCATCGGGGACTGCCACCACACGGGCTGCCTCGCCGCCTATCTGCGGCGCGCGGCGGAACGGGGGCTGGTGCTCTCGATCCATTCCTCGGCGCCCGGCGCGGCCTCGGTGGCGCCTTTCGGCGGGGTGAAGGGCGTGCTCTCCCCCGCCCCCTTCGCCTTCGGCTTCCCGACCGGCGGCGACCCGGTGATGATCGATGTCAGCGCCTCGATCACCACCAACAACATGGCGCTGCGCCTGGTGCGCGAAGGGCGGCGCTACGAGCGGCCCTGGCTGATGGATGCGGAGGGGCAGCCGACCGAGGACCCCACCGTGATCCAGCGCGGCGGCACCGTGCTGCCGGCGGGCGGGCAGGACCATGGGCAGAAGGGCTATGGCTGGGCCCTGACCGCCGAGGCGCTGAGCCAGGGCCTGTCCGGCCATGGCCGGGCCGACGGGGCGCCGGGCATGGCGAATGCCGTCTTCCTCCAGGTCTTCGACCCCGCGGCCTTCGCCGGGCTGGAGGCCTTCACCCGGCAGACCGACGCCATCACCGGCAATTGCCGCGCCAGCCCGCCGCGCCCCGGCTTCGGCGCGGTGCGCCTGCCCGGGGAGGCCGGGCTGCGGCGGCGGGAGGCCGCAGAACGCGACGGGGTGGCCCTGCGGCCGGGCATCCTCGACTCGCTGCGGCCCTGGGCGGAGAAGCTCGGCGTCGCCATGCCCTGA
- a CDS encoding ABC transporter permease, translating into MTVPVIFHLPVRRSILPTLWDLLALLLVTGAIVLLAYGAEVTTAPLETLDAPPLSLDPVNLPGYALRTMLRMLAAIVCSLVFTFLYAALAARSRRAEMVMIPVLDILQSVPILGFLTFTVTFFMNLFPGRVLGAELASVFAIFTSQAWNMTFSLYQSMRNEPKDLEEAARSFHLSGWQRFWRLDVPFAMPGLVWNTMMSMSGGWFFVVASEAITVGDTTVTLPGLGSYVALAIKEQDLTAVLYAMAAMLAVIALYDQLLFRPLVAWADKFRFETSASGPAPSSWMLDILRRARVFRLLTAPLRWLARLVWNLRLPALPKPATEAAGARASRLLDRAWLALIALAAGCGAWAGIAYLRTGIGWPDVATAFAYGGITLLRVSVLLVIATLIWVPVGVWVGLRPAIAERVQPLAQFLAAFPANLAFPVFVVAIVRFGLDADIWLSPLMILGTQWYILFNVIAGASAFPGDLRDAARSFHISGWRWWTKVILPGIFPYYVTGAITASGGSWNASIVAEVASWGDTQISTPGLGSYIANATAAGDFHRVTLGIVVMCVFVTLFNRAFWRPLYAFGERRLRLG; encoded by the coding sequence ATGACCGTTCCTGTCATTTTTCATCTTCCCGTCCGCCGCTCCATCCTTCCCACCCTCTGGGATCTGCTCGCCCTTCTGCTGGTCACGGGGGCGATCGTGCTGCTGGCCTATGGCGCCGAGGTCACGACGGCGCCGCTCGAGACGCTGGATGCGCCGCCGCTCTCGCTCGATCCGGTTAACCTGCCCGGCTACGCGCTGCGGACCATGCTGCGCATGCTGGCGGCGATCGTCTGCTCGCTGGTCTTCACCTTCCTCTATGCCGCGCTCGCCGCACGCAGCCGGCGGGCCGAGATGGTGATGATCCCGGTCCTCGACATCCTGCAATCGGTGCCGATCCTCGGCTTCCTGACCTTCACGGTCACCTTCTTCATGAACCTCTTCCCGGGCCGGGTCCTGGGCGCGGAACTGGCCTCGGTCTTCGCCATCTTCACCAGCCAGGCCTGGAACATGACCTTCAGCCTGTACCAGTCGATGCGGAACGAGCCGAAGGACCTGGAGGAGGCGGCGCGCAGCTTCCACCTCAGCGGCTGGCAGCGCTTCTGGCGGCTGGACGTGCCTTTCGCGATGCCCGGGCTGGTCTGGAACACGATGATGTCCATGTCCGGCGGGTGGTTCTTCGTCGTCGCCTCCGAGGCCATCACCGTGGGCGACACCACCGTCACCCTGCCCGGCCTGGGCTCCTATGTCGCGCTCGCGATCAAGGAGCAGGACCTGACGGCGGTGCTCTACGCCATGGCCGCCATGCTGGCGGTGATCGCGCTCTACGACCAGCTCCTGTTCCGCCCGCTGGTGGCCTGGGCGGACAAGTTCCGCTTCGAGACCAGCGCCTCCGGCCCCGCACCCTCCTCCTGGATGCTCGATATCCTGCGGCGCGCGCGGGTCTTCCGCCTGCTGACCGCGCCGCTGCGCTGGCTCGCCCGGCTGGTCTGGAACCTGCGCCTTCCGGCCCTGCCGAAACCCGCCACGGAGGCGGCCGGGGCCCGGGCATCGCGCCTCCTCGACAGGGCCTGGCTCGCGCTGATCGCCCTCGCCGCCGGCTGCGGCGCCTGGGCCGGCATCGCCTACCTGCGGACCGGCATCGGCTGGCCCGACGTGGCGACGGCCTTCGCCTATGGCGGCATCACCCTGCTGCGGGTCTCGGTGCTGCTGGTCATCGCCACGCTCATCTGGGTGCCGGTGGGGGTCTGGGTCGGACTACGCCCGGCGATCGCCGAGCGTGTGCAGCCGCTGGCGCAGTTCCTGGCGGCCTTTCCCGCCAACCTCGCCTTCCCGGTCTTCGTGGTGGCGATCGTGCGCTTCGGGCTGGACGCGGATATCTGGCTGAGTCCGCTGATGATCCTCGGCACGCAGTGGTACATCCTGTTCAACGTGATCGCCGGGGCCTCGGCCTTCCCGGGCGACCTCCGGGACGCGGCGCGCAGCTTCCACATCTCCGGCTGGCGCTGGTGGACGAAGGTGATCCTGCCGGGGATCTTCCCCTATTACGTGACCGGCGCGATCACCGCCTCGGGCGGTTCCTGGAACGCCAGCATCGTCGCCGAGGTCGCGAGCTGGGGCGACACGCAGATCTCCACCCCCGGCCTCGGCTCCTATATCGCGAACGCGACGGCGGCGGGGGATTTCCACCGCGTCACCCTCGGCATCGTCGTGATGTGCGTCTTCGTCACCCTGTTCAACCGCGCCTTCTGGCGGCCGCTCTATGCCTTCGGCGAGCGCCGGCTGCGCCTGGGCTGA
- a CDS encoding response regulator transcription factor, whose translation MRILVIEDDTVTADYLAKGLGEDGHVVDVARNGKDGLFLALNEPFDVIVTDRMLPGPDGVAIVRALRASAIATPVLMLTALGEVDRKVEGLEAGADDYLAKPFAFAELRARLRALARRPVASTESTGLALGDLRMDLLRRTVARGGRPIELLPTEFRLLEYMLRHPGEVLTRTMLLEKVWDFSFDPTTNVVDVHVSRLRRKLEAGGEPPMIRTVRGAGYALEAPEPRPGA comes from the coding sequence ATGCGCATCCTGGTGATCGAGGATGATACGGTCACGGCCGACTACCTCGCCAAGGGCCTGGGCGAGGACGGCCATGTCGTGGATGTGGCGCGCAACGGCAAGGACGGGCTGTTCCTGGCGCTCAACGAGCCCTTCGATGTGATCGTCACCGACCGCATGCTGCCCGGCCCCGATGGCGTGGCCATCGTGCGGGCCCTGCGCGCCTCGGCCATCGCCACGCCCGTCCTGATGCTCACCGCGCTGGGGGAGGTGGACCGCAAGGTGGAGGGGCTGGAGGCGGGGGCGGACGACTACCTGGCCAAGCCCTTCGCCTTCGCCGAACTGCGTGCCCGGCTGCGCGCCCTGGCACGCCGCCCCGTGGCCAGCACCGAATCCACCGGGCTCGCCCTCGGCGATCTCCGCATGGACCTGCTCCGCCGCACCGTGGCGCGCGGCGGCCGCCCGATCGAGCTGCTGCCGACCGAGTTCCGCCTGCTGGAATACATGCTGCGCCATCCGGGCGAGGTGCTGACCCGCACCATGCTGCTGGAGAAGGTCTGGGACTTCTCCTTCGACCCCACCACCAATGTGGTGGACGTCCATGTCAGCCGCCTGCGCCGCAAGCTGGAGGCGGGCGGCGAGCCGCCGATGATCCGCACCGTGCGCGGCGCCGGCTATGCGCTGGAGGCACCGGAGCCCCGGCCCGGAGCCTGA
- a CDS encoding glucose 1-dehydrogenase codes for MRLKDKVAIVTGAGSGFGEGIAKRFAQEGAKVAVLDLRGEAAERVAREIGGDAIAVTADVGDGPSVHRAVEQVRAAFGGRIDILVNNAGTTHRNQPVLDVDEETFDRVMRVNVKSIYLFAREVVPVMRDAGGGVILNIGSTAGLRPRPGLSWYNAGKGAVNVMSKSLALDFAPWKIRVNAICPVMGATGLLSEFMGVPDTPENRAKFVSTIPLGRMSRAEDIANAALYLASDEAEFITGVEFPVDGGRTV; via the coding sequence ATGAGGCTCAAGGACAAGGTTGCGATCGTCACCGGCGCGGGCAGCGGCTTCGGCGAGGGGATCGCGAAGCGCTTCGCGCAGGAAGGCGCGAAGGTGGCCGTGCTCGACCTGCGGGGGGAGGCGGCGGAGCGCGTGGCGCGCGAGATCGGCGGCGATGCCATCGCCGTCACGGCGGATGTGGGCGACGGCCCCTCCGTGCACCGCGCGGTGGAGCAGGTGCGCGCGGCGTTCGGCGGGCGCATCGACATCCTGGTGAACAATGCCGGTACCACGCACCGCAACCAGCCGGTGCTGGATGTGGACGAGGAAACCTTCGACCGCGTCATGCGGGTGAATGTGAAGTCGATCTACCTCTTCGCGCGCGAGGTCGTGCCGGTGATGCGGGATGCGGGCGGCGGCGTGATCCTGAACATCGGCTCCACCGCCGGGCTGCGGCCGCGGCCGGGCCTGTCCTGGTACAATGCCGGCAAGGGCGCGGTGAACGTGATGTCGAAGTCGCTGGCGCTCGACTTCGCGCCCTGGAAGATCCGCGTGAATGCGATCTGCCCTGTGATGGGGGCGACCGGCCTGCTCAGCGAGTTCATGGGCGTGCCCGACACGCCGGAGAACCGTGCGAAATTCGTCTCCACCATCCCGCTCGGCCGCATGTCGCGGGCGGAGGACATCGCCAACGCGGCGCTCTACCTCGCTTCCGACGAGGCCGAGTTCATCACGGGCGTGGAATTTCCCGTGGATGGCGGCCGCACCGTCTGA
- a CDS encoding AAA-associated domain-containing protein, with protein sequence MPDAVTIAPLIGLHQVCRSFPQGSGKDMVVLENVDLTIREGEIVGLLGRSGSGKSTLLRIIAGLIPPSSGQALFRDRAIDGPPEGVAMVFQSFALFPWLTVQQNVELGLEAKGVSRAERRRRALEAIDLIGLDGFENAYPRELSGGMRQRVGFARALVVHPDLLLMDEPFSALDVLTAETLRTDMIDLWTEGRLPIRSVLIVTHNIEEAVLMCDRILILAANPGRVARELRVELPHPRNRLDGEFRRLVDHIYAVMTQRAEGKAPSPDGISGTGIGMVLNPVSTNVLSGLIEALASPRYQGRADLPVLAAALQMEANQLFHMAEALQLLRFAQLDDGDLTLTEAGWRFAHLDTDARKRLFADQLLAHVPLVGLIRRVLDERPSHTAPAARFRNELEDHMREDQAGRTLRAAVSWGRYAELFAYDEQTEIFSLDNPG encoded by the coding sequence ATGCCCGACGCCGTGACCATCGCGCCGCTGATCGGCCTCCATCAGGTCTGCCGCAGCTTCCCGCAGGGGAGTGGGAAGGACATGGTGGTGCTGGAGAATGTCGATCTCACCATCCGGGAAGGGGAGATCGTGGGGCTGCTGGGCCGCTCCGGCTCGGGCAAGTCCACGCTGCTGCGCATCATCGCGGGCCTCATCCCGCCTTCCTCCGGCCAGGCGCTGTTCCGGGACCGCGCCATCGACGGCCCGCCCGAAGGGGTGGCGATGGTGTTCCAGTCCTTCGCGCTGTTTCCCTGGCTGACCGTGCAGCAGAATGTGGAGCTGGGGCTGGAGGCGAAGGGCGTGAGCCGCGCCGAACGGCGCAGGCGCGCCCTGGAGGCCATCGACCTGATCGGCCTCGACGGCTTCGAGAACGCCTATCCGCGCGAGCTTTCCGGCGGCATGCGCCAGCGTGTCGGCTTCGCCCGGGCGCTGGTGGTGCATCCCGACCTGCTGCTGATGGACGAGCCCTTCTCCGCGCTCGACGTGCTGACCGCCGAGACGCTGCGCACCGACATGATCGACCTGTGGACCGAGGGGCGCCTGCCCATCCGGTCCGTGCTGATCGTGACCCACAATATCGAGGAGGCGGTGCTGATGTGCGACCGCATCCTCATCCTCGCCGCCAATCCCGGCCGTGTCGCGCGGGAACTGCGGGTGGAGCTGCCGCATCCGCGCAACCGGCTCGACGGCGAGTTCCGCCGGCTGGTGGACCATATCTACGCGGTCATGACGCAGCGGGCGGAAGGCAAGGCACCGAGCCCGGACGGTATCTCCGGAACCGGCATCGGGATGGTGCTCAACCCGGTCTCGACCAATGTCCTGTCCGGGCTCATCGAGGCCCTGGCCTCGCCGCGCTACCAGGGCCGGGCGGACCTGCCGGTCCTGGCCGCGGCCCTGCAGATGGAGGCAAACCAGCTGTTCCACATGGCCGAGGCGCTGCAACTGCTCCGCTTCGCGCAGCTCGATGACGGCGACCTGACGCTGACCGAGGCGGGCTGGCGCTTCGCCCATCTCGACACGGATGCCCGCAAGAGGCTCTTCGCCGACCAGCTCCTCGCCCATGTGCCGCTGGTCGGGCTGATCCGGCGCGTGCTGGACGAACGGCCGAGCCACACCGCCCCCGCCGCGCGCTTCCGCAACGAGCTGGAGGACCACATGCGGGAGGACCAGGCCGGCCGGACGCTGCGGGCCGCCGTGTCCTGGGGACGCTATGCCGAGCTCTTCGCCTATGACGAGCAGACGGAAATCTTCAGCCTCGACAATCCGGGCTGA
- a CDS encoding aldehyde dehydrogenase family protein gives METHKHFIGGRWVGSEKALPVVNPSDGQVMAQIARGTAADVDAAVAAAQAAMEGDWGRLDAVTRGRLLLRFAELVRRDAEALTRMESEDVGKPLAQAAADVAACARYFEFYGGAADKVHGETIPFQEGYTVLTMWEPHGVTAHIVPWNYPLQITGRSVGAALAMGNAVVLKPAEDTSLTALALARLANEAGFPAGSFNVVTGLGEEVGAALSAHPGISHISFTGSPEVGTLIQAAAARNTIPVTLELGGKSPQIVFADAKLAEAAPTVVKAIIQNAGQTCSAGSRVLIEDSIYDSFTADLAARFRQLRVGAASQDLDLGPVVNAAQKERIERYLAIAERDGLPILAQGELGSNLPRDGFYVRPVLIGDVPPDHVLAQEEIFGPVLVAIRIRDEAEALRVANGTEFGLVSGVWTRDVGKAMRLARRVRTGQVFVNNYGAAGGVELPFGGMKRSGHGREKGFAALYGFATMKTIAIRHGT, from the coding sequence ATGGAAACGCACAAGCACTTCATCGGGGGCCGCTGGGTCGGCTCGGAGAAGGCCCTGCCGGTGGTCAACCCCTCGGACGGGCAGGTGATGGCGCAGATCGCACGCGGCACCGCGGCGGATGTGGATGCCGCCGTGGCCGCGGCGCAGGCGGCGATGGAGGGCGACTGGGGCCGTCTCGACGCCGTCACGCGCGGCCGCCTGCTGCTGCGCTTCGCGGAGCTGGTGCGTCGGGATGCCGAGGCGCTGACCCGCATGGAGAGCGAGGATGTCGGCAAGCCGCTGGCCCAGGCGGCGGCGGACGTGGCCGCCTGCGCGCGGTATTTCGAGTTCTATGGCGGCGCCGCCGACAAGGTGCATGGCGAGACCATCCCCTTCCAGGAGGGCTACACCGTCCTGACGATGTGGGAGCCGCATGGCGTCACCGCGCATATCGTGCCCTGGAACTATCCGCTGCAGATCACCGGCCGCTCGGTCGGCGCGGCGCTGGCCATGGGCAATGCGGTGGTGCTGAAGCCGGCGGAGGACACCTCGCTGACGGCGCTGGCCCTGGCGCGGCTGGCCAATGAGGCGGGCTTCCCGGCCGGGTCGTTCAACGTCGTCACCGGGCTGGGCGAGGAGGTCGGCGCGGCGCTGAGCGCGCATCCCGGCATCAGCCATATCAGCTTCACCGGCTCCCCCGAGGTCGGCACGCTGATCCAGGCGGCGGCAGCGCGGAACACCATCCCCGTCACGCTGGAACTGGGCGGCAAGTCGCCGCAGATCGTCTTCGCCGATGCCAAACTGGCGGAGGCGGCGCCGACCGTGGTGAAGGCGATCATCCAGAATGCCGGCCAGACCTGTTCCGCCGGGTCGCGCGTGCTGATCGAGGATTCCATCTACGACAGCTTCACCGCCGACCTCGCCGCGCGCTTCCGCCAGTTGCGCGTCGGCGCGGCGTCGCAGGATCTCGATCTCGGCCCGGTGGTGAACGCGGCGCAGAAGGAGCGGATCGAGCGCTACCTCGCCATCGCGGAGCGTGACGGGCTGCCGATCCTGGCGCAAGGCGAGTTGGGCTCGAACCTGCCGCGCGACGGCTTCTACGTGCGGCCGGTGCTGATCGGCGACGTGCCACCGGACCATGTCCTGGCGCAGGAGGAGATCTTCGGCCCCGTCCTCGTCGCCATCCGCATCCGTGACGAGGCGGAGGCGCTGCGCGTCGCCAACGGCACGGAATTCGGCCTGGTCTCCGGCGTCTGGACGCGCGATGTTGGCAAGGCGATGCGGCTGGCGCGGCGCGTGCGCACAGGGCAGGTCTTCGTTAACAACTACGGCGCCGCCGGCGGCGTGGAACTGCCCTTCGGCGGCATGAAGCGCTCCGGCCATGGGCGCGAGAAGGGTTTCGCCGCGCTGTACGGCTTCGCCACGATGAAGACCATCGCGATCCGGCACGGTACCTGA
- a CDS encoding MucR family transcriptional regulator, whose amino-acid sequence MPAGGEDVRADAAALLAGAGLGSLGALLQPDALTRKRPRKQIPGLLAPRKRDPVSLTVQIVAAHVSNNAVQTTDLPGLIAEVHRALTGPVVAVQEPAHPSPVAPPLPRRRAEETRKG is encoded by the coding sequence ATGCCGGCCGGTGGCGAGGATGTCAGGGCCGATGCCGCCGCCCTCCTGGCCGGCGCCGGGCTGGGGAGCCTCGGCGCCCTGTTGCAGCCGGATGCCCTGACGCGGAAGCGCCCCCGCAAGCAGATCCCCGGGCTGCTGGCCCCCAGGAAGCGAGATCCGGTGTCCCTGACCGTGCAGATCGTGGCGGCCCATGTCTCGAACAACGCGGTGCAGACCACCGACCTGCCCGGCCTCATCGCCGAGGTGCACCGCGCCCTGACGGGCCCGGTGGTCGCGGTGCAGGAACCGGCCCACCCATCGCCCGTGGCGCCTCCCCTGCCCCGGCGCCGGGCCGAGGAGACCCGGAAGGGCTGA
- a CDS encoding DegQ family serine endoprotease: MSNPFRNRRNAAFAAVLLAGTALGGVAAGWAPAFAEGSPVGGQIQPAAAVVAPAMQGLPGFADLVAKVRPAVVTITAIEKPQQQAGAGSPFPPGSPQDRMFRRYFGAPEGGRQGGRIAEALGSGFLVDAEGHIVTNNHVVKDAASVKVTLDDGRELPARIVGRDERTDLALLQIDAGKNLPFLKLGDSDKARPGDWVVAVGNPFGLGGTVTAGVVSARGRDIGAGPYDDFLQVDAPINRGNSGGPLFAQDGTVIGVNTAIFSPSGGSVGIGFAIPSNIVQTVVAQLEKNGHVERGFLGASTQPVTDTMAKALQLPEAQGALVAQVEPDSPASRAGLKAGDVITAVDGTPIHSPRELARVIADHRPGSEATLTARRDGQDEKLPVKLASLPAQDGSQAQANNEEGGQPRFGIGLATIQDAERQGLDLPRGTKGAVVSAVEPDGPAAQAGLQPGDVITSVAGKPVASPEDAAKAIREAAQSHGGAVALRVLRDGHGAFVAMQAPQAGKPNQG, from the coding sequence ATGTCGAACCCCTTCCGCAACCGTCGCAACGCCGCCTTCGCCGCCGTGCTGCTGGCGGGCACGGCCCTGGGCGGCGTCGCCGCCGGCTGGGCCCCCGCCTTCGCCGAGGGCAGTCCCGTCGGCGGCCAGATCCAGCCCGCCGCCGCCGTGGTGGCCCCGGCCATGCAGGGCCTGCCGGGCTTCGCCGATCTCGTCGCCAAGGTCCGCCCGGCGGTGGTGACCATCACCGCCATCGAGAAGCCGCAGCAGCAGGCCGGGGCCGGCTCGCCCTTCCCGCCGGGCTCGCCGCAGGACCGCATGTTCCGCCGCTATTTCGGCGCGCCCGAGGGTGGCCGCCAGGGCGGGCGCATCGCCGAGGCGCTGGGCTCCGGCTTCCTGGTCGATGCCGAGGGCCATATCGTCACCAACAACCATGTCGTGAAGGACGCCGCCTCGGTGAAGGTGACGCTGGATGACGGGCGCGAGCTGCCGGCCAGGATCGTCGGCCGCGACGAGCGCACCGACCTGGCGCTGCTCCAGATCGATGCCGGCAAGAACCTCCCCTTCCTGAAGCTGGGCGATTCCGACAAGGCCCGCCCGGGCGACTGGGTGGTGGCGGTGGGCAACCCCTTCGGCCTCGGCGGCACCGTCACGGCGGGCGTGGTCTCGGCCCGTGGCCGCGACATCGGCGCCGGCCCCTATGACGACTTCCTGCAGGTCGATGCCCCGATCAACCGCGGCAATTCCGGCGGCCCGCTCTTCGCCCAGGACGGCACGGTGATCGGCGTCAACACCGCCATCTTCTCCCCCAGCGGCGGCTCGGTCGGCATCGGCTTCGCCATCCCCTCGAACATCGTCCAGACGGTGGTGGCGCAGCTGGAGAAGAACGGTCATGTGGAGCGCGGCTTCCTCGGCGCCAGCACGCAGCCCGTGACCGACACCATGGCCAAGGCGCTGCAACTGCCGGAGGCCCAGGGCGCGCTGGTGGCGCAGGTGGAGCCCGACAGCCCCGCCTCCCGCGCCGGGCTCAAGGCCGGCGACGTCATCACCGCCGTGGACGGCACCCCGATCCACAGCCCGCGCGAACTGGCCCGGGTGATCGCCGACCACCGCCCCGGCTCCGAGGCCACGCTGACCGCCCGCCGCGACGGACAGGACGAGAAACTGCCGGTGAAGCTGGCCTCGCTGCCGGCCCAGGACGGGTCCCAGGCCCAGGCCAACAACGAGGAGGGCGGCCAGCCCCGCTTCGGCATCGGCCTCGCCACCATCCAGGATGCCGAGCGGCAGGGCCTCGACCTGCCGCGTGGCACCAAGGGCGCCGTGGTCTCGGCCGTGGAGCCGGACGGCCCGGCGGCCCAGGCGGGGCTGCAGCCGGGCGACGTGATCACCAGCGTCGCCGGCAAGCCGGTGGCCAGCCCCGAGGACGCCGCGAAGGCGATCCGCGAGGCCGCCCAGAGCCATGGCGGCGCGGTGGCGCTGCGCGTGCTGCGCGATGGCCATGGCGCCTTCGTGGCGATGCAGGCGCCGCAGGCGGGCAAGCCCAACCAGGGCTGA